In the Desulfitobacterium hafniense DCB-2 genome, GGAGCGGGTAAAAGAGATTTCAGGAAGTTGGAACGTGAGTTATAGAGGGCGCCGGCAAAAATGCCGGCATTTTCTTTACGTATCAGACTTCCATGTCGCATAGCGGCACCACTGATGAATGAAAATTGGTGCCATGACCCGATTGTTAATTCCAAACTGGTTACCGAATTGGAATTAATGTCCTCTTTTTTCGAATAGAGTTTCTGCAACAGCTGATTTCATAGCACCCATAAAGTGGCATGAAAATTGCTACAGTTTATTTATGTGAAATATTTAGCGTAGAAATTTAATAGGTATCAAAGTGATGCAGAAACGGGGGAATCAGAAATGTGTTTTAGACCACCAACAGCTCAAAAGCCAATAAAATGTTCCGAGTGCGGGGCTATGAACCCGCCGGATACCAAAGAATGCAGAAAATGTAAAGCTGATTTGACTAAGAACGAAAACAAATAAAGTCCCGCTTACTGAAAGGAGGTGATTTGGTAGGGGTAGCTTTTTCATACTATTAACACTTATCTTAGGAAGGGGAAAGATCAATGGAAAAAGGTCAAATTCAAACCCATATTAAGGGGCTCGGTTGGTGCGGCTTCGGTATTGGATCCAATTCAGCAGAGGTTGATGTTAAGGATGGCAAGATTTTACGTATTCGTCCACTTCACTTTGACAAAGAGTACAAACCTGAAGAAATGAAACCATGGAAGATCAAAGCGCGGGGCAAGGTTTTTGAACCGACGATGAAATCCTTAATACCACCCTTCAGTATGGCTTATAAAAAACGTGTTTATTCACCAAACCGAATTCCTTACCCACTAAAACGGGTAGACTGGGATCCTGAAGGGGAGCGTAATCCTCAAAACAGAGGCAAAAGTAAGTTTGTGAGGATTTCCTGGGATGAAGCAGCAGAGTTAATCGCCAAAGAGCTTAAGAGAGTTCAAAGTACCTATGGTCCATGTTCCGTTTTGGCCCAAGCTGACGGACACGGTGAGACGAAGGCAATTCATGGTCCCCACGGATGTCAAACCGGATTACTTGAGCTGTTGGGCGGTTACACTGTTCAGGCACGGAACCCGGACAGTTGGGAAGGCTGGTATTGGGGAGCAAAGCATGTATGGGGACAAGACCCAGTGGGCCAAGGTACACAAACAAATCTATGGAAAGATGTTGCTGATAACTCGGAAATTTTGCTTTTCTGGGGTTGTGACCCAGAAACCACGACTTGGGGATGGTCAGGTCAACAGGCCAGTAGATTATGTTATTGGTTCACGGAAATCGGTATTAAATCGATTTATGTTTGCCCCGATGTAAATTATGGAGCTGCAGTTCACGCCGACAAATGGATACCTGTAAGACCCAATACGGATGCTGCATTGCAACTGGCAATTGCCTACACCTGGATTACAGAAAATACCTACGATAAAGGTTTTATTGAAACCCATACCCATGGATTTAATCAATTTGCGGATTATGTGTTAGGTAAAGAAGACGGACTTCCTAAGACCCCAGGTTGGGCAGCAGAGATCTGCGGTGTTCCATCCAGAACGATCAAAGCTTTAGCGAGAGAATGGGCCGCCCGAGCTACAACGATTGTACACTGTAATGGAGGTTCCTATGTCAGAGCAGCCTATTCCTCGGAGCCTGGTCGTTTAGAAGTCTGTTTGCTCGCCATGCAGGGATTAGGAAAGCCGGGCAGAAACCAATTGAAAATGATCGAGTGGGGCCTCTTCAATATGTTTGACCAAATTCCCCATCCGAGACCTGAAATTCTTCCCAATGTTGAAGGCGCTTATCATGGTTGGTATTTTACGATTCCAAAACAGTTTATTCCTAAAACTCTGGTTCCGGAAGCCATATTGAGAGATGAGCCTATCACTTGGTACGGCACAACAATAGCCGGATTCCCCCGCGAAGATCAATTCATCCAGTATAAATACCCGGCTGATGATGGTGGTTCGGAAATTCACATGATATGGAGTGACACACCTTGCTGGACAACATGTTGGTCCGGTGGAAACAACATGATCAAGGCCTTGCGTTCTCCCAAGATTGAATTCGTTGTAATTCAGCATCCTTGGCTGGAAAATGACTGTTTATTTGCAGACATTATTCTGCCAATCAACACAAAACTTGAGGAGCAAGACATCTCTGTGGATGTCTTTAGCGGCCAGTTTAATCATATTTTCCATGAAGGTCAATGCATCGAACCACTTTATGAATCCAAGAGCGATTATGAAGCGGTATGTGAAGTTGCGAAAAAGCTGGGTCTCTATGAAGAGTATACTAAAGGGAAATCTATTGAAGATTGGATTAAAGCAGGTTTTGAAACATCAGGGGTAGCTCACAAGATTTCTTATGAAGAGTTTCGTGAAAAAGATTACTACATGATTCCTACCGCAGAGGGTTGGGAAGAGGACCAGGCTGGTTTCAGCCCCTTCTATAATGAACCCGAAGTCAATCCGCTGCAAACTCCTACAGGAAAGATCGAGTTTTACGCTACAGGACTTGAGGAATTCTTCCCGGATGATAAAGAACGGCAACCCATTCCCAAGTGGATTCCCTTTGGGGAAAGCCATCAAGAAAGTCTGCTTCACCCGAGATCGGAAAAATATCCATTCCTAATCGTTTCGAATCACCCCCGTTGGCGCGTCCATGCGAACTTAGATGATGTAACCTGGTTCAGAGAAATCGAAACCTGTAAAGTTAAAGGAGCCGACGGTTATATGTATGAACCGGTTTGGATTAACCCAGTCGATGCGGAGGAATTGGGGATCCATAAGGGCGATATTGTCAAGCTATTTAACGAGAGAGGATATGTACTCGGCGGGGCTTATATTACAGAACGCATTATGCCCGGCGTGGTCTACCAAGACCATGGTGCAAGAATAGATATGATTGTTCCGGGTGAAAGCGACCGATCCGGTGCGAATAATTTAATCTGCCCGACGATGACCACTTCTAAAAACTGTGCAGGTGAGGTTACGAGCGGCTATTTGGTGGGAGTCGCCAAGGTCGACATTAATGAGTTAAAGGCGCAATATCCTGAAGCATTTGCCAAGAAATACGATCCGAATGCTGGTTTGGTTGTTGATTCTTGGATCATTGGGGGGTAAAAAAATGAAAGTATTTGTATTTGATGCTGCAAAATGCAATGGATGCTACGGCTGCCAGGTAGCCTGTAAGGATGAGCATGTTGATAATGACTGGTCTCCCTATGCCAAGCCCCAGCCTGATACCGGGCATTTTTGGATGAAAGTCAATCAAAAGACTCATGGTCAGGTACCCAAAGTAAAGGTCGAATATTTTGCTAAACCCTGCATGCACTGTGATGATGCCTCCTGTATCAAAGTTGCGAAAAACAATGCTGTCTATAAACGTCCTGATGGACTGGTTATTATTGACCCGGAAAAAGCAAAAGGCCAGAGAGCAATTGCTGAAGTTTGCCCATATGAGGCGGTATACTGGAATGACACCCTCGACATTCCTCAAAAATGCACAGGGTGCGCCCAACTTATCGTCGAAGGGAAAGAGCCCCGTTGTGTTGATGCCTGCGCAACCGGAGCTTTGATGTTCGGGGATGAGAGCGAATTTGTGAATATCTTAACCAAGGCAGAGGTGATGAATCCTGAGTATGGTATGAAACCCCGTGTATACTATTTGAACCTGCCCAAGTTATTTGTTGCGGGTGAAATCTACGATCCGAATATTGATGAGTGTTTAAGCGGAGTAGAAGTGACTTTGACAAATATTGATACGGGTAAGGTCCTCAAAGAAACAACGGATAACTTCGGCGACTATTGGTTTAAAAAATTGGAGGCAGGCAAATATTCTTTAACGGCTAAAAAGGAAGGCTATCAAGTCTATGTGTTAAATGGCTTTTGGGTAGAAGATAGCTTGAAAGTGGAGGATATTGCCCTTCAAAAACAGGTGTAATCCGTTGTGGGAATAAGGAACGGATGGCGGATCGTCATTGGCAATCCGCCGCCGTCCATCAAATTGTTTCCGAAAGGGGCATCCTATGTATGTTTAAACAAATTGTGTCAGCATTTATTGTTGGGGGTATTTTTGCCGTGGTGGGACAAAGCCTGATTTCCGTAATCTCTTCCTTGCTGGGAGGTTTCTCAATGATGGTTGTTCTCGTGACCTTGTTAGTATTGGGTATGATGGGAGGAGTCCTGTTTATCAGCGGAATCTACCAGAAAATTGAGAAGATAGGGGCCTTTGGAGCGATTCTTCCTCTTTGCGGCTTGGTTGCTGCTATAGGGGGAATTTATTCGGGAGCTAAAATTAATACCGGATCGACTCGCGATGCTGTAAAAGAGGCACTTTTATTTGTTCTGTATATATTAGGGATTGGGACAATTTTAGCGGTTCTTGTCGGCGTTATCGCCTTCTACACTATTTAGGGAGGTCCTCAAGATGTATATTGCCGCGTTTTTATTGGGTGGAATTTTGTCGGCACTATTTCAAATTTTTATGATATTTACTAAATTGGATCCACCACGCATTCTTATTTTAGGTCTAGGTTTAGGTGCGCTGCTTACGCCTTATGGCATGATGACAGCTCTCAGTGAGTGGGGCGGTGCAGGTCTATTGGTGATGGTTATGGGAGCGGGCAATGCAATTACCGGAGCCACATTAGAACTTATGAACGGCAATCAGGAACCGATTGTTCTCATACTTGGTCTCTTAGTTATTTTAACTCTCATGGGTATAGCGGCAGGGTCTTTACGTTTAGCTGTCATAAAAAGCCGCCGGAAACAGGATTTTGCGGACGGGATGACATCGTAGCTCTCAGTTGTTTTTGAATTTTACTCACTCAGGTTGCCAAAATACATAGTTATACTTACTACAGGTGGAGTTTTATCCATCTGTAGTTTAGTTTGACCTCACTGTGCCAAGTCAACCAAAGTTTATGATAATTTTTGTAAAAACAACGTAAAATGACAGGCATATGCTATAATTAGATAGGAGTAACTTTTCACAAGAAATGCACTTAAACAATTAAGTCATAGAGGTGAAAAAGAAGTGGTGTACTTTATCCAAAATCCGAGCCTTCTATTAAGTTGTGATAATTTTCTTAAACAAGAAAACAAGCTAAGCACTAACCTATGGGACGAAGTAAAAGATTCTAAAAGAAAATTCATTGAGGAAAACGTTGACCCCCGCTTAGACCCAATCATTCCCAGGGAAGTAGCGGAATCATGGATCGTGGCCAAGAACCAACACCTTGATCCCTACGTAAAAAGTTTTGAGGTACTTTTAGAGGCAAATAAATTCGAAAAAGTTATAGCAAAAAAAGCGGATCTAGTAGAGACAGCATCTAATTACATACACAATTTTCATGAAATTCTAAATTACTCAAATTTTATAATGGTTTTAACGGACGAGAATGGCGTAGTACTTCTTATAGAAGGCTCTAAAAAGGAGATCGAAGCTTTTAATAAGTTAAATATAAGACTTTCTTCTTTATTAAATGAAAAAATAATCGGCACCTCAGCTCATACCCTATGCATACGTCATCGTAAACCGATCCAATTTATTGGTCCATATAATTATAGTATGATTTTACAAGATAATATCAGTTCGGCGACTCCTATATTCAACGATCATGGAAGCGTAATCGGTACATTAGTCGTTGTCCAAATGCTGGCCAGAAAAGATATGCAAAATATTCAAGCTCATTCACTTGGATGGGTTATGGCTATGGGGTATGCGATTGAAAATTTACTGGAACTTAAAAAACAAAATAATTCTATGACGCTAATGAATGGAACATTGGAAGCGACATTATCACTTATTGATGACGGAGTCATAACAGTCAATGAAAATTGCTATATTTCTCATATCAATAAAGAAGGGATTAATATTCTTGCTTCTAATCCTCAAGAGAAAATTATAGGCAGGCATCTTTCCGAATTTGTGAAGGATGATCAACTTATCATAATTAATGAATCCATTCATAAGGGGAGATTCGTCCAGGAATATGAGACGATATTTATGAACCGGGGACGTGACACTCAATATTTACTGAATATTCGGCCGATTGCGGATGGTCAAGGAAAATATAACAGTGGTGCAGTAATTCGCTTATCGCGTTCAGATAAAGTCAATCGTATGGTTGCGAACCGTGGCGGAACTCCTGCGAGCTTTAAATTCGAAGATATTAAGGGGAAAAGCACATCCTTAGCAAAGTCTATTCAAATTGCCCAGAATGTCGCGAGAACAGGCTATAATGTATTGCTTATTGGGGAAAGTGGCACAGGAAAAGAACTTTTCGCCCAGTCAATACATAATTCGTATAAGGCAGACGGTCCTTTCGTTGCAGTGAATTGTGCCTCATTACCACGAAATCTAATTGAAAGCGAATTGTTTGGTTATGAAGGAGGAACCTTTACAGGTGCAGATCGTAATGGACGTCCCGGCAAAATTGAATTGGCTAACGGGGGGACCTTGTTTTTAGATGAAATTGGAGATATGCCACTGGAAATCCAGCCCGTACTATTGCGTGTTCTTGAAGAAAAAAGAGTGACAAGGCTTGGGGGAAGCAGAGGTATTCCGGTAGATTTCCGTGTGATCGCTGCAACCAATAAGAATCTTTCTCTAATGGTGAAAGAAAAAACCTTCCGCGAAGATTTGTATTTTCGGTTATCCATCTTTAAAATCACTATCCCTCCCCTTCGCGAAAGAGATCATGATGTAATCCTTTTAGCGGAATATTTCATTGAGGACATCTCGAAAAAATTGATGAGTGAGGTGCCCAAACTCAGTCCGGCTTCTTACCAAAAGATTAAGGAATACAGCTGGCCAGGAAATATAAGACAACTTCAAAATGCCATGGTCTATGGTGTGAATATGTCGACAAATGGAGTTATAGAACTCAGCAATTTGCCGGACGAAATGACGAGTAATGATTATTTTAGGACCAAGGTTAACACCAGGAAGCTAACCTTAGCAGAAATTGAGAAAGAAGTAATTTTTGAGGCTCTGTCACAAACAGGAAATGATGCAAGCGAAGCTTCAAGAATCTTAGGGATTGGGAGGACGACTATTTACCGTAAACTTAAAGAGTATGGGATTGATATTAAATAAATTGATGGTATTTAAATAAGCCTGACACATCGGGTTTATTTTTTTGCCATAAAAGTGCTAGGAGCTTGCTAATCGTTAAATTGCGTTTCAGTATGAAGGCTGTCTGCGTTAACAGAT is a window encoding:
- a CDS encoding SpoVA/SpoVAEb family sporulation membrane protein is translated as MFKQIVSAFIVGGIFAVVGQSLISVISSLLGGFSMMVVLVTLLVLGMMGGVLFISGIYQKIEKIGAFGAILPLCGLVAAIGGIYSGAKINTGSTRDAVKEALLFVLYILGIGTILAVLVGVIAFYTI
- a CDS encoding 4Fe-4S dicluster domain-containing protein: MKVFVFDAAKCNGCYGCQVACKDEHVDNDWSPYAKPQPDTGHFWMKVNQKTHGQVPKVKVEYFAKPCMHCDDASCIKVAKNNAVYKRPDGLVIIDPEKAKGQRAIAEVCPYEAVYWNDTLDIPQKCTGCAQLIVEGKEPRCVDACATGALMFGDESEFVNILTKAEVMNPEYGMKPRVYYLNLPKLFVAGEIYDPNIDECLSGVEVTLTNIDTGKVLKETTDNFGDYWFKKLEAGKYSLTAKKEGYQVYVLNGFWVEDSLKVEDIALQKQV
- a CDS encoding sigma-54-dependent Fis family transcriptional regulator, with the protein product MVYFIQNPSLLLSCDNFLKQENKLSTNLWDEVKDSKRKFIEENVDPRLDPIIPREVAESWIVAKNQHLDPYVKSFEVLLEANKFEKVIAKKADLVETASNYIHNFHEILNYSNFIMVLTDENGVVLLIEGSKKEIEAFNKLNIRLSSLLNEKIIGTSAHTLCIRHRKPIQFIGPYNYSMILQDNISSATPIFNDHGSVIGTLVVVQMLARKDMQNIQAHSLGWVMAMGYAIENLLELKKQNNSMTLMNGTLEATLSLIDDGVITVNENCYISHINKEGINILASNPQEKIIGRHLSEFVKDDQLIIINESIHKGRFVQEYETIFMNRGRDTQYLLNIRPIADGQGKYNSGAVIRLSRSDKVNRMVANRGGTPASFKFEDIKGKSTSLAKSIQIAQNVARTGYNVLLIGESGTGKELFAQSIHNSYKADGPFVAVNCASLPRNLIESELFGYEGGTFTGADRNGRPGKIELANGGTLFLDEIGDMPLEIQPVLLRVLEEKRVTRLGGSRGIPVDFRVIAATNKNLSLMVKEKTFREDLYFRLSIFKITIPPLRERDHDVILLAEYFIEDISKKLMSEVPKLSPASYQKIKEYSWPGNIRQLQNAMVYGVNMSTNGVIELSNLPDEMTSNDYFRTKVNTRKLTLAEIEKEVIFEALSQTGNDASEASRILGIGRTTIYRKLKEYGIDIK
- a CDS encoding molybdopterin-dependent oxidoreductase, coding for MEKGQIQTHIKGLGWCGFGIGSNSAEVDVKDGKILRIRPLHFDKEYKPEEMKPWKIKARGKVFEPTMKSLIPPFSMAYKKRVYSPNRIPYPLKRVDWDPEGERNPQNRGKSKFVRISWDEAAELIAKELKRVQSTYGPCSVLAQADGHGETKAIHGPHGCQTGLLELLGGYTVQARNPDSWEGWYWGAKHVWGQDPVGQGTQTNLWKDVADNSEILLFWGCDPETTTWGWSGQQASRLCYWFTEIGIKSIYVCPDVNYGAAVHADKWIPVRPNTDAALQLAIAYTWITENTYDKGFIETHTHGFNQFADYVLGKEDGLPKTPGWAAEICGVPSRTIKALAREWAARATTIVHCNGGSYVRAAYSSEPGRLEVCLLAMQGLGKPGRNQLKMIEWGLFNMFDQIPHPRPEILPNVEGAYHGWYFTIPKQFIPKTLVPEAILRDEPITWYGTTIAGFPREDQFIQYKYPADDGGSEIHMIWSDTPCWTTCWSGGNNMIKALRSPKIEFVVIQHPWLENDCLFADIILPINTKLEEQDISVDVFSGQFNHIFHEGQCIEPLYESKSDYEAVCEVAKKLGLYEEYTKGKSIEDWIKAGFETSGVAHKISYEEFREKDYYMIPTAEGWEEDQAGFSPFYNEPEVNPLQTPTGKIEFYATGLEEFFPDDKERQPIPKWIPFGESHQESLLHPRSEKYPFLIVSNHPRWRVHANLDDVTWFREIETCKVKGADGYMYEPVWINPVDAEELGIHKGDIVKLFNERGYVLGGAYITERIMPGVVYQDHGARIDMIVPGESDRSGANNLICPTMTTSKNCAGEVTSGYLVGVAKVDINELKAQYPEAFAKKYDPNAGLVVDSWIIGG
- a CDS encoding SpoVA/SpoVAEb family sporulation membrane protein — protein: MYIAAFLLGGILSALFQIFMIFTKLDPPRILILGLGLGALLTPYGMMTALSEWGGAGLLVMVMGAGNAITGATLELMNGNQEPIVLILGLLVILTLMGIAAGSLRLAVIKSRRKQDFADGMTS